GATGACGCCGACGGCCAGGCCGTAGGGGCCGCCCGCCCAGACCAGGAGGATGAGGAGGACGCGCATCAGGCGGACCGAGTTGCCCAGCTCCGGGCTGGGCACGGTGAAGGTGCCGACGGCGGCGATGGTGGCGTAGAGGATGGTCTCCGCCGTGAAGAGCCCCACCTGGACCGCCAGCTGGCCGATGAGGACGGCGCCGATGACGCCCAGGGCGGTGGAGAGGGCGTTGGGCGTATGGATGAGCGCCAGGCGGATGAACTCCAGGCCCGCCTCCGCGATGAGGAACTGGGCCGCCAGCGGGAGCACGCCCGGCTTCCTGGGGCCGATCCAGTGCGCCCAGGCGGGCAGCGCCCGGACGTGCGTCGCCAGCACGATCCAGAGCGGGACCAGCAGCCAGGCGGCCACGAGGCCCAGGTAGCGGGCGAAGCGGACGGCGATGCCCGGGATGGTGGGCTCGTGGAACTCCTCGGGGTGCTGCATCAGCTGCGGCAGCGTGGCCGGCAGGAGGAGCGCCACGGGCGAGGTGTCCACGAGCAGGGCGACCTGGCCCTCCAGGAGCTGCGCCGCCACCACGTCGGGCCGTTCGGTGTAGCGCACCTGCGGGAAGGGGAACCAGGCCTGCTCCCGCTTCTCCAGGAACTCCTCCAGGCTGTGCTCGGCCATGGGCAGCGCGTCGATGCGGACGCCGTTCAGCCGTTCCCGGATCTGCTCCACCAGTCCGGGCTGGGTGATGTCCCGGATGTAGAGGAGCGCCACCTGGGTCTGGGAGCGCCGCCCCAGAAAGAAGGTCTCGATGCGCAGGTTCTTGTCCCTGAGGCGCCGCCGGATCAGCGCGGTGTTCCGCACGATGGTCTCGGTGAAGCCGTCCTTGG
This genomic stretch from Bacillota bacterium harbors:
- a CDS encoding spore germination protein; the encoded protein is PRPERDGRKRGVDGVAAGSGGTGTPGAGKEWAMEKVSASLATNRRVLQQELGESFDIIREELRVAGREAMIVGIDGLIDQPTLQQTVRTLLKAPEPGDGRLEAEALIREHIPFSEAQAEERWGQAMMEILSGGAVLFVDGLEQAVLIDVRKYPERPPSEPDLEKVLRGPKDGFTETIVRNTALIRRRLRDKNLRIETFFLGRRSQTQVALLYIRDITQPGLVEQIRERLNGVRIDALPMAEHSLEEFLEKREQAWFPFPQVRYTERPDVVAAQLLEGQVALLVDTSPVALLLPATLPQLMQHPEEFHEPTIPGIAVRFARYLGLVAAWLLVPLWIVLATHVRALPAWAHWIGPRKPGVLPLAAQFLIAEAGLEFIRLALIHTPNALSTALGVIGAVLIGQLAVQVGLFTAETILYATIAAVGTFTVPSPELGNSVRLMRVLLILLVWAGGPYGLAVGVIAEFLLVARGRSFGVPYLWPYLPPDWASLRNVALRLPAPRTRQRPARLEPVDPDRQPPMAPARSRLPQIRLRRPLGRRN